Proteins from one Nicotiana tabacum cultivar K326 chromosome 23, ASM71507v2, whole genome shotgun sequence genomic window:
- the LOC107764180 gene encoding universal stress protein PHOS32, with amino-acid sequence MAKARSIGIGIDYSATSKIALKWAIDNLIEEGDKIIIIHVVSSKVDTTNKQLFEDTGSPLIPLDEFREINVSKYYGLNPDREVLDMLDTVSKLKKVIVMAKVYWGDAREKLCDAAEHLKLDSLVVGSRGLGVLKRVLLGSVSNHVVQNATCPVTVVKASPSK; translated from the exons atggcaAAAGCACGTTCAATAGGAATAGGTATAGATTATTCAGCAACAAGCAAAATAGCACTGAAATGGGCAATTGATAATTTAATAGAAGAAGGTGATAAAATCATAATTATTCATGTTGTTTCTTCTAAAGTTGACACTACTAATAAGCAGCTTTTTGAAGACACTGGATCTC CTTTAATACCTTTGGATGAATTTAGAGAGATTAATGTGTCTAAGTATTATGGACTTAACCCTGATAGAGAGGTTCTTGATATGCTTGACACTGTTTCCAAGCTTAAAAAG GTAATAGTTATGGCAAAGGTGTATTGGGGAGATGCAAGGGAGAAGCTTTGTGATGCTGCAGAACATCTCAAGCTTGATTCACTTGTAGTTGGAAGCAGAGGTTTAGGTGTCCTTAAAAG GGTGTTACTTGGAAGTGTGAGCAACCACGTGGTGCAAAATGCAACGTGTCCTGTCACAGTTGTGAAGGCCAGCCCATCAAAGTAA